The following are encoded together in the Capsulimonas corticalis genome:
- a CDS encoding SIS domain-containing protein, whose amino-acid sequence MMDGNSLFNDVQRIPEIAADVFQQALRSSFLAGRSGARSVVIAGVGQAALAADLFAAAAGASLAVPVLVCSEPILPAYVNHDTLVIVMSAGGDADEPVHALSDGVSRGAAIVVIAGGGRLMEMADAQDFPKILLPEASLVSSIELSALFFALWGAFSSASTPSDLRLADGEAEAKQTLGLLRRQLRAFAPEQPADSNPARQLSAALEDTTPVIFGQGAIASAAARAWRSRFRIVAERFALYDDLPSPLGYLNAGPAAHIAGGADFTGIVLHEGAETPTLSRQSEVAAREMSGPCHQISLDGDTPLERLWGAVYLADWAAFYSAR is encoded by the coding sequence ATGATGGACGGTAACTCGCTCTTCAATGATGTGCAGCGTATTCCCGAGATCGCGGCTGACGTATTTCAGCAAGCGCTGCGCAGTTCTTTTCTGGCGGGGCGATCCGGCGCGCGCTCGGTCGTGATCGCCGGGGTGGGGCAGGCGGCGCTGGCGGCCGACCTGTTCGCGGCGGCGGCTGGGGCGTCTCTCGCCGTCCCCGTCCTGGTTTGCTCGGAGCCCATCCTGCCGGCCTACGTCAACCATGACACTCTGGTGATCGTGATGTCCGCCGGCGGGGACGCCGACGAGCCGGTGCATGCGCTTTCTGACGGCGTATCCAGGGGCGCGGCCATTGTGGTGATCGCCGGCGGCGGTCGCCTGATGGAGATGGCGGACGCGCAGGATTTCCCCAAGATCCTGCTGCCCGAAGCCTCGCTGGTGTCGTCTATCGAGCTTTCCGCGCTGTTCTTCGCCCTTTGGGGCGCCTTCAGCAGCGCGTCGACGCCCTCGGACTTACGACTGGCGGACGGCGAGGCGGAGGCGAAACAAACTCTCGGCCTGCTGCGCCGGCAGCTTCGCGCCTTTGCGCCGGAGCAGCCCGCGGATTCCAATCCGGCCCGCCAGCTTTCGGCGGCGCTGGAGGACACGACGCCGGTTATCTTCGGCCAGGGCGCCATCGCCTCCGCCGCCGCGCGCGCCTGGCGCTCGCGCTTTCGGATCGTGGCCGAGCGTTTCGCGCTTTACGACGATCTGCCGAGCCCCCTGGGATATCTGAACGCGGGACCGGCGGCCCATATCGCGGGCGGCGCGGATTTCACCGGCATTGTGCTGCATGAGGGCGCGGAGACGCCGACGCTGAGTCGACAGTCGGAAGTGGCGGCGCGGGAAATGAGCGGCCCATGCCATCAGATCTCTC